Proteins from one Triticum aestivum cultivar Chinese Spring chromosome 7A, IWGSC CS RefSeq v2.1, whole genome shotgun sequence genomic window:
- the LOC123154102 gene encoding BTB/POZ and MATH domain-containing protein 2-like: MSSFSGVSIVDGYDRCYCKTSAVEAGTDSGYHLLMVNGYSRTKKEKPTGMSITSSRVFVVGGHAWLLEYYPNGKNPNCADFISLCVQGDGKVNARISFSLVDQVEKQMPMYIRATNRACRFVDSHGNVLWGINKFLKRDALERSANLKGDSFTIRCDIMVCKDPSTEDPGGHDTKVLLSDMDRHFNILLQTKVGADVTFEVSGETFSAHRCVLAARSKVFMTQLFGPMKEGTTTSGVIHIKDMGANVFRALLRFIYTDSCPEIEKDFTEEAEEMSQVLEEGQEDETIEDEMWLQWLQDLFVAADRYDLQRLKCICEMQLSDNIGVRSVMSTLALAEQHDCQGLKEACLKFIQVQSSSCLQTVTATDGWDHVVSTYPSVLKELVVKLGSNQQK; encoded by the coding sequence ATGTCATCATTCTCCGGTGTATCTATCGTCGATGGCTACGACAGGTGCTACTGCAAGACATCGGCCGTCGAAGCCGGCACGGACAGCGGCTACCATCTCCTTATGGTAAATGGCTACTCGCGTACCAAAAAAGAGAAGCCCACCGGCATGAGCATCACCAGCTCTCGTGTTTTTGTGGTAGGAGGACATGCTTGGTTACTAGAGTACTACCCTAATGGCAAGAACCCGAACTGCGCCGACTTCATCTCTCTCTGTGTCCAAGGTGATGGCAAAGTGAATGCTAGGATCAGCTTTTCTCTCGTTGACCAGGTTGAGAAGCAGATGCCAATGTACATTCGTGCAACTAATAGAGCTTGCAGGTTCGTCGACAGTCATGGTAATGTTCTCTGGGGCATCAATAAGTTTCTCAAAAGAGATGCCCTTGAGCGATCGGCGAATCTGAAAGGTGATTCTTTCACCATCCGGTGTGACATAATGGTTTGCAAGGATCCTAGTACCGAGGATCCCGGTGGCCATGACACCAAGGTGCTCCTGTCTGACATGGACCGGCATTTTAACATTCTCCTTCAGACCAAGGTGGGTGCTGATGTGACATTCGAGGTTAGTGGCGAGACATTCAGTGCACATCGTTGTGTGCTTGCAGCCCGGTCCAAAGTCTTCATGACACAACTCTTTGGCCCCATGAAGGAGGGCACTACTACGTCTGGCGTCATACATATCAAAGATATGGGAGCAAACGTGTTCAGGGCGTTGCTTAGATTCATCTACACAGACTCATGCCCTGAAATAGAGAAGGACTTCACGGAGGAGGCGGAAGAAATgtctcaagtactagaagaaggacaagaagatgaaacAATAGAGGATGAGATGTGGCTGCAATGGCTTCAAGACTTGTTTGTGGCGGCGGACAGGTACGATCTCCAACGACTCAAGTGCATATGTGAAATGCAATTGTCTGATAACATAGGTGTGAGGTCGGTGATGTCCACTCTTGCTCTAGCCGAGCAACACGACTGCCAGGGATTGAAGGAGGCATGTTTAAAGTTTATCCAAGTCCAGTCTTCCTCGTGCTTGCAAACAGTAACGGCCACTGATGGTTGGGATCATGTAGTTTCGACCTATCCCTCAGTTTTGAAGGAGCTCGTCGTCAAGCTTGGTTCAAACCAACAAAAGTAA
- the LOC123154642 gene encoding F-box protein At5g18160-like codes for MTKRGHMTVLDDLPEWIVIEEILVRLPPKDVLRCRAVRKLWRSTTSTDKFMLDDRCRQPSLPVIRQYIHEKSAFRFVVFRDNGAIASDQKLWPIIQLSKFHKLLGACDGFLILSGGSDFWICNPATHKCAPLPQPRDPSSSRGGSHIYIAGFYRHHPSGEYRVLWFSHGCQRGYVLTVGSDMPRIISRPSVSSRLPKCKRQGVFDSRFSSQVYHHCSMHWLTGIYMETAVDIMVFDTITETFRWMRSPDQLGCRVSLLEMGNKLASCSHNVGSIEIWVMQDYEAEAWALNYRINLVTMKTPPQLDFSVRRISNIALLNKRELLIWCWTPSWGHDYLLHYDIDEKLLGCYKLKDGTYSVYFTNQYIQESMLPLPFCEMQEEGGVDKVPPFLIVL; via the coding sequence ATGACGAAAAGAGGCCACATGACCGTCCTTGACGACCTACCCGAGTGGATTGTCATCGAAGAGATCCTCGTCCGGTTGCCCCCCAAGGATGTCCTTCGCTGCCGTGCAGTCCGAAAGTTATGGCGCAGTACCACCTCCACCGATAAGTTCATGCTCGACGACCGTTGCCGCCAGCCCTCGCTCCCTGTCATCAGACAGTATATCCATGAGAAGAGTGCATTCAGGTTCGTTGTCTTCCGTGATAACGGGGCTATAGCCTCCGATCAAAAACTCTGGCCAATCATCCAGCTCTCTAAGTTCCATAAACTCCTGGGCGCCTGTGATGGCTTTCTCATCTTGTCTGGCGGATCCGATTTTTGGATCTGCAACCCAGCCACTCACAAATGTGCTCCACTACCACAACCTCGAGATCCATCGTCATCACGAGGGGGTTCCCACATCTACATAGCCGGCTTTTACCGGCACCATCCATCTGGGGAATACCGAGTGCTCTGGTTCTCCCATGGCTGCCAACGTGGCTACGTTCTCACGGTAGGATCCGACATGCCGAGAATCATCAGTCGGCCATCAGTATCATCGCGTTTGCCGAAATGCAAGCGCCAAGGGGTCTTCGATTCCCGCTTTAGTTCACAAGTCTACCACCACTGCAGCATGCACTGGTTAACAGGAATCTACATGGAGACTGCCGTGGACATTATGGTGTTTGACACAATTACTGAGACGTTCCGGTGGATGCGCAGTCCTGACCAGTTGGGCTGTCGGGTGTCGTTGTTGGAGATGGGCAACAAGCTTGCTTCATGTAGCCACAATGTTGGCAGCATAGAGATTTGGGTGATGCAAGACTATGAGGCTGAGGCCTGGGCCTTGAATTACAGGATTAACTTGGTAACGATGAAGACACCACCACAGCTTGATTTTAGTGTGAGACGTATTTCTAATATAGCACTGCTTAACAAGCGTGAGCTGCTGATCTGGTGTTGGACTCCATCGTGGGGTCATGACTATCTGTTGCACTATGACATTGACGAAAAGTTGTTGGGATGTTACAAATTGAAAGATGGAACGTATTCAGTATACTTCACTAATCAGTACATTCAGGAGAGCATGCTTCCACTTCCGTTCTGTGAGATGCAAGAAGAAGGTGGTGTGGATAAGGTACCTCCATTCCTGATAGTGCTATAA